Proteins encoded together in one Miscanthus floridulus cultivar M001 chromosome 16, ASM1932011v1, whole genome shotgun sequence window:
- the LOC136513125 gene encoding single-stranded DNA-binding protein, mitochondrial-like yields MTHVSTGLLKGLRRVMEQQRVSTVFCRQSRVWSSTVSFSDVDEKGDMEYDDNYSDSKRELRPQSVDPKKGWDFRGVHRAIICGKVGQVPVQKILRNGHTVTVFTVGTGGMFDQRVIGPNDLPKPAQWHRIAVHNDQLGAYAVQKLVKNSAVYVEGDIETRVYNDSVNDQVKNIPEICVRRDGKIRLVKSGDSAANISLDELREGLF; encoded by the exons ATGACTCATGTCAGCACCGGATTGCTGAAGGGCTTGAGGAGGGTCATGGAACAGCAAAGGGTTTCAACCG TTTTCTGCAGACAATCACGAGTTTGGAGTTCTACCGTATCTTTTTCTGATGTTGATGAGAAGGGTGATATGGAATATGATGATAATTATTCAGATTCAAAGAGAGAGTTACGACCCCAAAGCGTAGATCCCAAAAAGGGCTGGGATTTCCGTGGCGTGCACAGAG CCATCATCTGTGGCAAAGTTGGACAAGTGCCTGTGCAAAAAATTTTAAGGAATGGGCATACAGTAACTGTTTTTACCGTTGGAACTGGTGGCATGTTTGACCAGAGGGTAATTGGGCCTAATGATTTGCCGAAGCCAGCTCAGTGGCATCGCATAGCTGTTCATAATGACCAGCTAGGTGCTTATGCTGTTCAGAAGCTGGTGAAGAA TTCTGCAGTCTATGTTGAGGGCGATATTGAAACCAGGGTCTACAATGACAGTGTTAATGATCAAGTCAAAAACATACCTGAGATCTGTGTTCGACGTGATG GCAAGATTCGATTGGTTAAATCTGGGGACAGTGCTGCTAACATATCATTAGATGAGCTAA GAGAAGGACTGTTCTAG
- the LOC136512155 gene encoding uncharacterized protein, protein MAEEAKYLETARADRSVWLMKCPPVVSRAWQAASASSSDPANANPVVAKVVLSLDLLRPEKPPEERPEERPEEPTLQFKMELAQTNTGNTPKSYSLNMFKDFVPMCVFSESNQGKLSCEGKVEHKFDMEPHSDNLANYGKLCRERTQKYMVKSRQVQVLDNDHGMSMRPMPGRVGLIPSGSKEKKKQAPAKPSDVKRTRRDRTEMENIIFKLFERQPNWALKALVQETDQPEQFLKEILNDLCVYNKRGPNQGTHELKPEYKKSTGDADACLKMTDDLLV, encoded by the exons ATGGCCGAGGAGGCCAAGTACCTGGAGACGGCGCGGGCCGACCGCTCCGTGTGGCTCATGAAATGCCCCCCGGTCGTCTCCCGCGCCTGGCAGGCCGCCTCCGCCTCTTCCTCCGACCCCGCCAACGCCAACCCCGTCGTCGCCAAGGTCGTCCTTTCCCTCGACCTACTCCGACCAGAAAAGCCCCCCGAAGAGCGCCCCGAAGAGCGCCCCGAAGAGCCTACGCTCCAG TTCAAGATGGAGTTGGCTCAAACTAACACTGGGAATACACCTAAGAGCTACTCTTTGAATATGTTCAAAGATTTCGTGCCTATGTGTGTTTTCTCCGAATCTAACCAAG GGAAACTTTCATGCGAAGGAAAAGTAGAGCATAAGTTTGACATGGAACCTCACAGTGATAATTTGGCGAACTATGGAAAGTTATGCCGTGAAAGAACACAAAAATATATGGTTAAATCTAGACAAGTGCAG GTACTTGACAATGACCACGGAATGAGCATGAGACCAATGCCTGGCCGGGTTGGTCTCATACCTTCTGGTTCAAAG gaaaagaagaagcaagcacCAGCGAAACCATCCGATGTCAAAAGAACTCGTAGGGATCGCACGGAGATGGAAAACATTATATTCAAGCTTTTTGAAAGGCAACCCAATTGGGCCCTAAAGGCACTAGTGCAAGAAACTGACCAGCCAGAG CAATTCCTCAAGGAGATATTGAACGATCTGTGCGTGTATAATAAACGAGGACCAAACCAGGGAACGCATGAGCTCAAGCCAGAGTACAAGAAATCCACAGGGGACGCTGACGCCTGCTTGAAGATGACAGACGATTTGTTGGTCTGA